One genomic window of Polynucleobacter sp. HIN11 includes the following:
- the rpoH gene encoding RNA polymerase sigma factor RpoH, protein MNTRKTGSSSIALAMPALPALGVGTIDAYLAHINRLPMLSAAQEYTLAQEYRRSDNLDAARQLVLSHLRLVASVARQYLGYGIPHADLIQEGNIGLMKAVKRYDPNQGVRLVSYAIHWIKAEIHEYILKNWRLVKVATTKAQRKLFFNLRSNKLSANALSNDEIESLAKALDVRGADVKEMEMRLAGGDVSIEGDGQDEESFAPIHWLSDESQEPTAVIEQNESYSLHGPKLLQALHTLDERSRAIVESRWLAVNAEGQGGKTLHDLAKEFGISAERVRQIEVAAFKKLRALLKDENPRLH, encoded by the coding sequence ATGAATACTCGAAAAACGGGCTCGTCTAGTATTGCTCTTGCAATGCCTGCTCTACCAGCCCTTGGAGTCGGTACGATTGATGCCTATTTGGCACACATTAATCGCTTACCAATGTTAAGTGCTGCCCAGGAATACACCCTGGCGCAGGAATATCGCCGCTCCGACAATTTAGATGCTGCGCGACAACTGGTATTGTCTCACTTGCGACTGGTTGCGTCGGTCGCTCGTCAATACTTGGGTTACGGCATTCCGCATGCCGACCTCATTCAGGAAGGCAATATTGGTTTGATGAAAGCAGTCAAACGCTACGATCCCAACCAAGGGGTACGACTCGTTTCGTACGCCATTCATTGGATCAAAGCAGAAATCCATGAATACATTCTCAAGAACTGGCGCTTAGTCAAAGTAGCAACGACCAAAGCGCAACGCAAACTGTTTTTCAATTTACGTAGCAATAAACTTTCTGCAAATGCCTTGAGCAATGATGAAATTGAGTCATTAGCTAAAGCCCTTGATGTTCGCGGTGCCGATGTCAAAGAAATGGAAATGCGGCTTGCTGGGGGAGACGTCTCGATCGAGGGGGATGGCCAAGATGAGGAAAGCTTTGCGCCAATTCATTGGCTCAGTGATGAAAGCCAAGAACCAACTGCGGTTATTGAGCAAAACGAATCTTACTCTTTGCATGGTCCAAAACTCTTGCAAGCACTTCATACTCTAGATGAGCGCAGTCGTGCGATTGTTGAAAGCCGTTGGTTGGCAGTTAACGCAGAAGGCCAAGGCGGCAAGACTTTGCATGATCTTGCTAAGGAATTTGGGATCTCTGCTGAACGGGTACGTCAGATAGAGGTCGCTGCTTTTAAGAAGTTGCGTGCGCTCTTAAAAGATGAGAACCCAAGGCTTCACTAA
- the rsmD gene encoding 16S rRNA (guanine(966)-N(2))-methyltransferase RsmD, with protein sequence MAQSHRIRIIGGVWRSRQIQVLDQQDLRPSSDRVRETLFNWIGSDLGGLKAIDVFAGSGALGFEAASRSADEVIFIEKDKRIYHQLLTQHQLLNSYPIRGEVKILHGDGISYLQRADDQSAQLIFLDPPFSQPDLLVRAAQEAGRVCHDQGQGGIYIECPNPFDLSRLERVLSNWTLIKSMETAQVKAVLFRRSSS encoded by the coding sequence TTGGCACAAAGCCACCGAATTCGGATTATTGGTGGTGTGTGGCGCAGCCGGCAGATTCAGGTTTTGGATCAACAGGATTTGCGTCCTAGCTCTGATCGGGTTCGTGAAACGCTTTTTAATTGGATAGGCTCAGACCTCGGTGGCTTAAAAGCAATTGATGTGTTTGCTGGTTCTGGAGCACTTGGTTTTGAGGCCGCCTCCCGATCAGCCGATGAGGTCATATTCATCGAGAAAGATAAACGAATCTATCACCAGCTTCTGACCCAGCATCAGCTCCTCAATTCTTATCCAATTCGCGGGGAAGTAAAAATCCTTCATGGGGATGGAATTTCTTATTTACAGCGTGCTGATGATCAGTCGGCCCAGCTGATTTTTCTGGATCCTCCATTTAGTCAACCCGACTTACTCGTTCGCGCAGCACAAGAGGCCGGTCGCGTGTGTCACGATCAAGGGCAGGGCGGAATCTATATTGAATGCCCCAATCCCTTTGATCTGAGTCGATTGGAAAGGGTACTGTCCAATTGGACTCTTATTAAGTCGATGGAAACAGCCCAAGTCAAAGCCGTATTGTTTCGCCGCAGTTCGAGCTAA
- the pth gene encoding aminoacyl-tRNA hydrolase yields MIRLIVGLGNPGSKHEADRHNAGFWFVDRLAAQHKQFLQPEKRFNGRIAKIQIKGHDIYLLEPDTYMNLSGEAVGPLCRFHKIEVSEVLVVHDELDLKAGTARLKKGGGNGGHNGLKDIQQHLSSPEFWRLRFGIGHPRDLPGNLAKMDVADYVLKKPSSDEQEKLDAAITKAIGILPLVLEGNTQDAMQILHSAN; encoded by the coding sequence ATGATTCGTTTAATTGTTGGACTCGGAAATCCTGGATCAAAGCATGAGGCCGACCGTCACAATGCAGGGTTTTGGTTTGTCGATCGTCTTGCTGCTCAACATAAACAATTTCTTCAGCCAGAAAAACGATTTAATGGTCGAATCGCAAAAATCCAAATCAAAGGTCATGATATTTACTTATTGGAACCAGATACCTATATGAATCTCAGTGGGGAAGCCGTTGGCCCCCTGTGTCGCTTTCATAAGATCGAGGTAAGTGAAGTGCTGGTAGTCCATGACGAACTGGACCTCAAAGCCGGCACGGCGCGTCTAAAAAAAGGCGGGGGCAATGGCGGTCACAATGGCCTAAAAGATATCCAACAGCATTTATCAAGCCCCGAATTCTGGCGACTCCGTTTTGGAATTGGTCACCCACGCGACCTACCTGGCAATCTAGCAAAAATGGATGTGGCCGACTATGTACTAAAGAAACCGAGCTCGGATGAGCAAGAGAAATTAGATGCGGCCATCACAAAAGCAATTGGCATTTTGCCCCTGGTTCTTGAAGGCAATACACAAGATGCCATGCAAATCCTGCACAGCGCAAATTAA
- the ftsY gene encoding signal recognition particle-docking protein FtsY, protein MFGLRKTLSSLFTRNRVDEAWFDHLEELLIKADVGVSTSTALIASLRKSAKQHSITNSEDLKAVLVDELSHLLSDLESPENPLSPSATHPKPEVWLIVGVNGAGKTTSIGKLCHHFQAQGKSVLLAAGDTFRAAARNQLKEWGERNQVQVLSQESGDAGAIAHDAIQAALSRQVDVVLIDTAGRLATQANLMEELKKVKRVISKLIPDAPHQIVLVLDGNTGQNGIAQVLAFRNAIGLHGLIVTKLDGTAKGGVICALRNELQSSSQTQGPKTYVYALGKGEQLGDLELFSAKAYAQELVE, encoded by the coding sequence ATGTTTGGTTTACGTAAAACACTTAGCTCACTCTTTACTCGTAACCGAGTGGATGAAGCCTGGTTCGATCATTTAGAAGAATTACTGATCAAAGCCGATGTTGGTGTTTCGACATCAACCGCTCTAATAGCTAGTCTACGCAAATCGGCCAAACAGCATTCCATTACAAATTCTGAGGATTTAAAGGCAGTTCTAGTTGATGAGCTCAGCCATCTTTTGAGTGACTTAGAGTCCCCAGAAAATCCTTTAAGCCCAAGTGCTACGCATCCTAAGCCAGAAGTTTGGCTAATTGTAGGGGTCAATGGTGCTGGCAAAACCACATCGATTGGAAAACTATGTCATCACTTCCAGGCTCAAGGAAAGTCGGTGCTCCTCGCTGCTGGGGATACATTTCGAGCGGCGGCGCGCAATCAACTCAAGGAATGGGGTGAGCGCAATCAAGTGCAAGTGCTCAGCCAAGAGAGTGGCGATGCTGGCGCGATTGCGCATGATGCAATCCAAGCCGCTTTGTCTCGGCAGGTTGACGTTGTACTAATTGATACGGCTGGCCGACTCGCTACTCAAGCGAATCTGATGGAGGAATTAAAGAAGGTCAAGCGAGTCATTTCCAAGTTGATCCCCGATGCCCCCCATCAAATTGTCTTGGTCCTTGATGGCAATACGGGTCAGAATGGAATTGCCCAAGTTTTGGCTTTTCGGAACGCAATTGGACTACACGGCCTTATCGTCACCAAATTGGATGGCACCGCTAAAGGCGGGGTAATTTGCGCACTTCGCAATGAGTTGCAAAGCTCCTCCCAAACCCAGGGCCCAAAAACCTATGTTTATGCACTTGGCAAGGGTGAGCAATTAGGTGATTTGGAGCTATTTTCTGCTAAGGCTTATGCCCAAGAGCTTGTAGAATAG
- a CDS encoding M16 family metallopeptidase, whose protein sequence is MQRNHHLIKGLIVLIATFIAAHAQAVLPIQAIPLSNGTKAYLIQTNAIPMVDIEISIDAGSRYDPKDQSGLASLTAALLTRGIQWQGGFLNEAQQADAIAELGASISASASGERAIVRARSLSKPDIFDPLLQLLVASVSKPIFDASILMREKQRVSAAIQEGDTKPEVVLQKRFRQEVFGNYPLARSPNIESIAAIKEGDLKRFHQNFYRQDRVIVNIVGNVDPARAKQIAEQIITALPAKGPVIPALPSLERSPIEPESKRLIRIPFQTQQTHIAMGMTAITRDNPDYFPLLVGNYVLGGGGFVSRLVGEVRDKRGFAYSVFSYFQPGRDTGTFEAGLQTRNDQADQALNVLQETIARFIEDGPSDAELAAAKANLINGYPLRLDSNRKLLDNLSAITWNQLPLNTLDVWTQQVAAVKKDDVRNAFKRHLDMRRMISVLVGGTP, encoded by the coding sequence ATGCAGCGTAATCATCATCTTATTAAGGGGCTAATTGTCTTAATTGCGACGTTTATCGCAGCTCATGCCCAGGCAGTATTGCCAATCCAAGCGATTCCCTTAAGCAATGGTACAAAAGCCTATTTGATTCAAACGAACGCCATACCAATGGTCGATATTGAAATTAGTATTGATGCAGGAAGTCGCTACGACCCGAAAGATCAAAGTGGTCTGGCATCCTTGACCGCTGCGCTGCTGACCCGCGGCATTCAGTGGCAGGGCGGTTTTTTGAATGAAGCCCAACAGGCAGATGCAATTGCTGAGTTGGGAGCTAGCATTAGTGCGTCCGCTTCAGGTGAGAGAGCCATCGTGCGCGCTCGATCACTGAGTAAACCCGATATTTTTGATCCACTCCTGCAACTTCTAGTAGCTAGTGTATCGAAACCTATTTTTGATGCATCGATTTTGATGCGTGAGAAGCAGCGCGTTAGTGCCGCGATTCAGGAGGGCGATACGAAGCCAGAAGTCGTTCTGCAAAAACGGTTTCGTCAAGAGGTATTCGGAAACTATCCGTTGGCACGATCCCCTAATATTGAATCAATTGCAGCAATTAAGGAGGGTGACCTAAAGCGATTCCATCAGAATTTCTATCGCCAAGACCGAGTCATTGTGAATATTGTGGGCAATGTCGATCCAGCCAGAGCAAAGCAAATCGCCGAACAAATTATTACAGCATTACCCGCTAAGGGACCAGTGATTCCTGCATTGCCATCTTTAGAGCGCTCACCAATAGAGCCAGAATCCAAGCGTTTGATCCGAATTCCATTTCAAACACAGCAAACTCATATTGCAATGGGTATGACCGCCATCACTCGTGACAATCCTGACTACTTCCCTTTGCTTGTCGGAAACTATGTTTTGGGTGGCGGGGGCTTTGTATCGCGCTTGGTTGGTGAGGTTCGAGATAAGCGTGGATTTGCGTATAGCGTATTTAGTTACTTTCAGCCGGGGCGCGATACCGGAACTTTTGAAGCGGGCTTACAAACCCGTAATGACCAAGCAGATCAAGCTCTCAATGTATTACAAGAGACGATTGCACGATTTATTGAAGATGGCCCAAGCGATGCAGAATTAGCTGCTGCTAAGGCAAACTTAATCAATGGCTATCCATTACGACTCGATAGCAATCGCAAATTGCTTGATAACCTCTCAGCAATTACTTGGAATCAGTTACCACTCAATACTCTCGATGTGTGGACACAACAAGTTGCAGCGGTCAAAAAAGATGATGTGCGCAATGCGTTTAAACGACACCTGGATATGCGCAGAATGATCAGTGTTCTTGTTGGAGGCACACCCTAA
- a CDS encoding lipoprotein insertase outer membrane protein LolB, which produces MGYQLTSILANSYLKRALLWAICCCSFGLLVPASAQTKGATSEQVFEILASEIALQRGEAGLAYQTYLSLARQTGDPALAQRAMEIAIAANAADLALIAAQTWDELSPPGQSKPKEVLVTLLMLNQRWSDAVTPAIALLKEQNIREREQILLQWQSLLGRAQDEGAALNAYYKIVAALVPPPSNPQILYTYALAAEKSGQFEVMEKTLRSLIERNPNDIQALNALGYSLADRNVKLKEAYELILKAHNLDPRDPFILDSLGWVNFRLGNNELALKQLQDAFRIKPEADIAAHLGEVLWTLNRPIEAEDAWRQGELIDANNATLRETLKRLKPSWAISMDVVASQWDGRFAVKASDRPTNNNQGGSGSFTLTKNGLSDTLEIRGPMGGAIAKITINPGEAILERDGKKVSAIDADTLIQNTLGLPLPARGLSNWLNGQLRAGSPAKLERDNQGQVKRILQDGWDLAYVWSESKKIERLTMTRNTNTGSIDVRLIFDQVNE; this is translated from the coding sequence ATGGGCTATCAATTGACTTCGATTTTGGCAAATTCTTATCTAAAGCGTGCATTGCTTTGGGCTATTTGCTGCTGCTCTTTTGGCCTCCTAGTGCCTGCCTCAGCTCAGACCAAAGGAGCTACCAGCGAGCAAGTCTTTGAAATACTTGCTTCTGAAATTGCCCTACAACGCGGTGAAGCTGGGTTGGCCTATCAAACCTATTTGAGTCTGGCACGACAAACCGGGGATCCTGCTTTAGCTCAACGTGCAATGGAAATCGCGATTGCCGCAAACGCAGCAGATCTCGCCTTAATCGCCGCACAAACTTGGGATGAGCTATCACCGCCTGGTCAAAGTAAGCCCAAGGAAGTGTTGGTCACCCTACTCATGCTCAATCAACGCTGGTCTGATGCTGTTACACCAGCCATCGCCCTTCTTAAGGAACAAAATATCAGAGAGCGCGAGCAGATTTTGCTCCAGTGGCAAAGCCTATTGGGTCGGGCTCAAGATGAGGGGGCGGCTTTAAACGCCTATTACAAAATTGTTGCGGCCCTCGTTCCACCTCCATCCAATCCTCAAATTTTGTATACCTATGCTTTAGCAGCCGAGAAATCCGGTCAGTTTGAGGTGATGGAGAAAACCTTAAGATCTCTGATTGAACGCAATCCAAATGATATTCAGGCACTCAATGCACTCGGCTACTCCTTAGCCGACCGAAATGTCAAGCTGAAGGAGGCGTATGAACTAATTCTGAAAGCGCACAACCTTGATCCTAGAGATCCGTTTATTTTGGATAGTTTAGGCTGGGTTAACTTTCGTTTAGGGAACAATGAGCTTGCCTTAAAGCAGCTGCAAGACGCATTTCGTATCAAGCCTGAGGCTGATATTGCTGCCCATTTAGGTGAAGTCCTCTGGACGCTTAATCGACCCATTGAGGCAGAGGATGCTTGGCGACAAGGTGAATTAATCGATGCCAACAATGCTACTCTGCGCGAGACCTTAAAGCGTCTAAAACCATCTTGGGCGATCTCGATGGATGTAGTTGCTAGTCAGTGGGATGGTCGTTTTGCCGTTAAAGCAAGTGATCGACCCACCAACAATAATCAAGGTGGATCGGGTAGCTTTACCCTCACCAAAAATGGCTTAAGTGACACTTTAGAAATTCGGGGGCCGATGGGAGGTGCAATTGCCAAGATCACAATTAACCCAGGTGAGGCTATCCTAGAACGCGATGGCAAAAAAGTAAGTGCGATTGACGCCGATACCTTAATTCAAAATACCTTGGGACTACCATTGCCTGCGCGTGGTTTATCCAATTGGCTAAATGGACAATTACGTGCTGGCAGCCCTGCTAAGCTCGAACGCGATAATCAAGGTCAAGTCAAACGGATCTTGCAAGACGGCTGGGATTTAGCCTATGTGTGGAGTGAGAGTAAGAAAATTGAGCGTCTTACCATGACTAGAAATACAAACACGGGCTCGATTGATGTACGCCTAATTTTTGATCAAGTGAATGAGTAA
- a CDS encoding M16 family metallopeptidase, translating to MIAKFQFSNPILRAIRSALIALAAICLPVSGNAFATQSDTHEYQLKNGLRLIVRQDHRAPTVVHMVWYRAGSMDEVNGKTGVAHVLEHMMFKGTKTVKSGEFSRMVAAVGGRENAFTARDFTGYFQQIEKSKLAEVMRLEADRMANLQFSDEEFGRELQVVMEERRLRTEDNPSSLMRELLMATAFMSSPYRHPIIGWMNDLQNMQPADARQWYRDWYAPNNAVVVVAGDVNPLAVKALVEKYYGPISAKKLPERKPQLEPEQKGEKRAVLKAPAESPQIMMAWKVPKLDPKKMDEVDPYALLVLSAVLSGHDNSRLNRELVRNQRLANSTGASYELISRGPELFVIGATAAKGQTVQDLERGIMKTLGDIANQGVTESELKRIKAQLLASQVYKRDSIFAQAMEIGSSEMANVSWRDLDRIIERIQLIQSDQIQRAINTYFVSDGLTIVTLDPQPRSMLAKPRGMSGSLRH from the coding sequence ATGATAGCGAAATTCCAGTTTAGCAACCCAATATTGAGAGCCATCAGGTCGGCATTGATTGCCTTGGCTGCTATTTGCTTGCCTGTCTCAGGGAATGCTTTTGCGACTCAGTCCGATACGCATGAGTATCAACTCAAGAATGGCTTGCGCCTGATCGTTCGCCAGGATCATCGTGCACCGACCGTTGTTCATATGGTCTGGTATCGGGCTGGATCCATGGATGAGGTCAATGGCAAAACCGGCGTTGCCCATGTGCTTGAGCACATGATGTTTAAGGGAACGAAAACGGTCAAATCAGGTGAATTCTCGCGGATGGTGGCGGCCGTGGGCGGACGTGAGAACGCCTTTACAGCCCGTGATTTCACCGGATATTTTCAGCAGATTGAGAAATCAAAGCTTGCCGAAGTGATGCGGCTTGAAGCCGATCGAATGGCAAATCTGCAATTTTCCGATGAGGAGTTTGGGCGAGAGCTTCAGGTGGTGATGGAAGAGCGACGCTTACGTACGGAAGATAATCCATCGAGTTTGATGCGTGAGCTACTGATGGCAACGGCATTTATGAGCTCTCCGTACCGACATCCCATTATCGGCTGGATGAACGACTTGCAAAATATGCAGCCTGCTGATGCGCGACAGTGGTATCGCGACTGGTATGCACCAAATAATGCCGTGGTTGTGGTGGCGGGTGATGTTAATCCATTGGCAGTGAAAGCATTGGTCGAAAAGTACTACGGACCTATATCAGCAAAAAAATTACCTGAACGCAAACCTCAGCTCGAACCTGAGCAAAAAGGCGAGAAGCGCGCTGTTTTGAAGGCTCCTGCTGAGAGCCCGCAAATCATGATGGCGTGGAAGGTTCCCAAACTAGATCCTAAAAAAATGGATGAGGTGGATCCGTATGCCTTACTCGTTTTATCTGCCGTCTTGAGCGGGCACGATAACTCAAGGTTAAATCGAGAGTTAGTTCGTAATCAAAGACTGGCTAATAGCACCGGGGCAAGTTACGAACTAATTAGCCGTGGGCCAGAGCTTTTTGTGATTGGTGCAACTGCCGCCAAAGGTCAAACAGTGCAGGATCTTGAGAGAGGCATTATGAAGACCTTAGGAGACATTGCTAATCAGGGGGTTACTGAATCCGAGTTAAAGCGTATCAAAGCACAATTGCTTGCTTCACAAGTATATAAACGCGATTCAATTTTTGCTCAAGCCATGGAGATTGGTAGTTCAGAGATGGCGAATGTCTCTTGGCGTGACTTAGATCGCATCATTGAGCGAATTCAGTTGATTCAATCGGATCAAATCCAACGTGCAATTAATACGTATTTTGTCAGCGATGGTTTAACCATTGTGACTTTAGATCCCCAGCCACGTTCAATGCTTGCGAAGCCGCGTGGAATGTCAGGTAGTTTGCGTCATTAA
- the ispE gene encoding 4-(cytidine 5'-diphospho)-2-C-methyl-D-erythritol kinase has protein sequence MSNRLELLAPAKINLFLHVTGRRPNGYHELQSVFQLVDWCDRISLTRLEHSTIIRHGGNPEISPENDLVVRAAQLLKNHTNYPCGIEIHLEKNIPIGAGLGGGSSDAATVLIGLNHLWGLHLPPAELSELGLKLGADVPFFLFGQNAFVQGIGEQLESIDLPDQDFLIIFPGESIATETVFQSDQLTRNHAPITMADFLANTGEVGQFTNDLQPVACELCPEVNRALNWLAQTLPDATRKMSGSGSSVFAVLPGSINRRDLEQRLLNLPSGWVGRLVRGLKQNPAYNSVLSV, from the coding sequence ATGAGTAATCGCCTCGAGCTCCTTGCTCCAGCCAAAATCAATTTGTTTCTTCATGTGACCGGTCGACGTCCAAACGGATATCACGAACTTCAATCCGTATTTCAATTGGTCGATTGGTGTGACCGCATTTCTTTAACTCGGCTCGAGCACAGCACAATTATTCGGCACGGCGGTAATCCAGAGATTTCCCCAGAGAATGATCTGGTTGTTCGGGCCGCTCAGTTATTGAAAAACCATACGAACTATCCATGCGGGATTGAAATTCATCTTGAGAAAAATATCCCTATAGGAGCAGGCTTAGGTGGCGGATCATCAGATGCAGCCACAGTATTAATTGGTTTGAACCATCTCTGGGGTCTTCATCTTCCCCCGGCCGAACTGAGTGAGCTAGGATTAAAGCTAGGTGCCGATGTGCCATTCTTTTTATTTGGTCAAAACGCATTTGTGCAAGGCATCGGCGAGCAACTGGAATCCATTGATCTACCCGATCAAGACTTCTTAATCATTTTTCCAGGAGAGTCAATTGCTACCGAGACTGTGTTTCAATCCGATCAATTGACCCGAAACCATGCTCCGATTACAATGGCAGACTTCCTTGCAAACACTGGTGAAGTTGGTCAGTTTACAAACGACCTCCAACCAGTTGCTTGTGAGCTCTGCCCTGAAGTAAATCGAGCATTAAATTGGTTGGCGCAAACGCTCCCAGATGCTACTCGTAAGATGTCTGGGTCGGGTAGTAGTGTGTTTGCCGTCCTTCCAGGATCGATCAATCGACGCGATCTGGAACAACGCTTGCTCAATCTTCCCTCAGGGTGGGTGGGTCGGCTTGTTCGGGGTCTAAAACAAAATCCCGCTTACAATTCGGTTTTATCAGTATGA
- a CDS encoding ribose-phosphate pyrophosphokinase: MNSDALTIFTGNANPTLAQAVASQMQLQLGKAFVGRFSDGEIQVEIQENVRGKNVVVIQSTCDPTNDNLMELMIMIDALKRSSSNRITAVIPYFGYARQDRRPRSARVAISARIVANMLQSVAGVERVLTMDLHADQIQGFFDIPVDNIYASPVLLGDLRAKNQPDLTVVSPDIGGVVRARAFAKQLSCDLAIIDKRRPKPNVSEVMHLIGEVENRHCVIMDDIIDTGGTLCKAAEVLKERGAKSVTAYCTHPVLSGGAAARIAGSEIDELVVTDTIPLKQDTKSVNKIRQLSVAPLLAETISRITKGDSVMSLFAE; the protein is encoded by the coding sequence ATGAACTCTGACGCGCTCACCATTTTTACTGGCAACGCCAATCCCACACTTGCACAGGCGGTTGCTAGCCAAATGCAGTTGCAGCTAGGAAAAGCCTTCGTTGGCCGCTTTTCTGATGGCGAAATCCAGGTTGAAATCCAAGAAAACGTGCGCGGCAAGAATGTCGTCGTAATCCAGTCGACCTGTGATCCGACCAACGATAACCTGATGGAACTCATGATCATGATTGATGCCCTCAAAAGGTCATCTTCCAACCGAATTACTGCGGTCATCCCCTACTTTGGTTATGCCCGTCAAGACCGCCGCCCCCGTTCTGCGCGGGTTGCGATTTCGGCCAGAATTGTGGCCAATATGCTGCAATCGGTTGCCGGCGTTGAACGCGTTCTGACGATGGATCTACATGCAGATCAAATCCAAGGATTTTTTGATATCCCGGTCGACAATATCTATGCCTCCCCCGTCCTCTTAGGGGACCTACGGGCAAAAAATCAGCCTGACCTGACCGTGGTCTCACCCGATATTGGCGGTGTAGTACGCGCCAGGGCTTTTGCCAAGCAATTAAGCTGTGATCTGGCCATTATTGATAAACGCAGACCAAAGCCCAATGTCTCAGAGGTGATGCATTTAATTGGTGAGGTAGAAAACCGCCACTGTGTCATCATGGATGACATTATTGATACGGGCGGCACTCTCTGTAAGGCAGCCGAGGTTCTTAAGGAACGGGGTGCCAAAAGCGTGACAGCCTATTGCACCCACCCGGTTCTATCTGGGGGTGCAGCTGCCCGCATTGCAGGATCTGAAATTGATGAGTTAGTGGTTACTGACACGATTCCATTGAAACAAGATACAAAATCAGTCAATAAAATCAGGCAGTTAAGTGTTGCACCACTGCTGGCAGAGACGATCTCGCGGATTACCAAAGGCGACTCAGTTATGTCACTTTTTGCTGAATAG
- a CDS encoding 50S ribosomal protein L25/general stress protein Ctc, translating to MKVVAFERSVQGTGASRRLRNSGKTPGIIYGGKQESPCAIELDHNALFHALRKEAFHSSILDIELNGKSQKALLRDYQMHPFKPLVLHVDFQRVSASEKIHMRVPLHFKGAEESEAVKFGGAVVSHVANEIEITCLPGDLPEFLEVDLSKIVVGQSIHAKDVALPKGVSLVLHVEQENPVIANARVPAVKAEPEPGAEAAPAAEAAPAADKEAKS from the coding sequence ATGAAAGTTGTTGCATTTGAACGAAGCGTACAGGGCACTGGTGCGAGCCGCCGCCTGCGCAATTCTGGGAAAACCCCCGGAATTATCTATGGCGGAAAGCAAGAATCTCCCTGCGCAATCGAGTTAGACCACAATGCTTTATTCCATGCTTTGCGAAAAGAAGCTTTCCATTCATCCATTTTGGATATCGAATTAAACGGTAAATCACAAAAGGCCTTATTGCGTGATTACCAGATGCATCCATTTAAACCATTGGTGTTGCACGTTGACTTCCAGCGTGTATCTGCCAGTGAAAAAATTCATATGCGCGTTCCTCTGCACTTTAAGGGTGCCGAAGAATCAGAAGCAGTGAAGTTTGGTGGAGCGGTTGTTAGCCACGTCGCCAATGAAATCGAAATCACTTGCTTGCCTGGTGACCTTCCTGAGTTCTTAGAGGTGGATCTGAGCAAAATCGTGGTTGGTCAATCGATTCATGCCAAAGACGTTGCGCTACCCAAAGGCGTTAGCCTAGTTCTTCATGTCGAGCAAGAAAACCCTGTGATCGCAAACGCTCGCGTTCCAGCGGTTAAAGCGGAACCCGAACCAGGCGCTGAGGCTGCACCAGCCGCTGAGGCTGCACCAGCCGCTGACAAAGAAGCGAAGAGCTGA
- the coaD gene encoding pantetheine-phosphate adenylyltransferase, protein MTIAVYPGTFDPFTRGHEDLVRRASSIFTKLIVGVADSKNKRPIFTLDERIEIAKEVLSHYPNVEIAGFSGLLKDFAREHSARVIVRGLRAVSDFEYEFQMAGMNRYLLPDVETLFLTPSDQYQFISGTFVREIALMGGDVSKFVFPSVEKWLQKKNAQIKST, encoded by the coding sequence ATGACCATTGCTGTCTATCCAGGAACCTTTGACCCATTTACCCGTGGTCATGAAGATTTGGTTCGGCGTGCTTCAAGTATTTTTACCAAGCTGATTGTCGGAGTGGCTGATAGTAAAAATAAGCGTCCTATTTTTACACTTGATGAACGGATTGAAATCGCCAAAGAGGTGTTGAGTCACTACCCAAATGTTGAAATCGCAGGATTTTCTGGATTACTGAAAGACTTTGCTCGAGAGCATTCTGCTCGAGTGATTGTGCGGGGTTTGCGTGCCGTTTCAGATTTTGAGTATGAGTTTCAGATGGCCGGTATGAATCGGTACCTACTGCCAGATGTGGAGACTTTATTTTTGACCCCATCAGATCAATATCAATTTATTTCTGGTACCTTTGTCCGAGAAATTGCGCTCATGGGCGGCGATGTGAGTAAGTTTGTTTTTCCCTCAGTGGAAAAATGGTTACAAAAGAAGAACGCCCAAATTAAATCCACTTAA
- a CDS encoding YfhL family 4Fe-4S dicluster ferredoxin: MALMITDECINCDVCEPECPNDAIYMGIEIYEIDPNKCTECVGHFDAPQCRQVCPVDCIPLNPAYSETQEQLLEKYKVLSALKQTN; the protein is encoded by the coding sequence ATGGCGTTAATGATTACAGACGAGTGCATCAATTGTGATGTCTGTGAACCAGAATGCCCAAACGATGCGATTTATATGGGGATTGAGATCTATGAGATCGATCCCAATAAATGCACCGAGTGCGTGGGGCATTTTGACGCTCCTCAATGCCGTCAGGTCTGCCCGGTCGATTGTATCCCGCTCAATCCCGCTTATTCTGAAACCCAAGAGCAGTTACTTGAAAAATATAAAGTCTTGAGTGCTCTCAAGCAGACCAATTAA